Below is a window of Planktothrix tepida PCC 9214 DNA.
AGAAAGCATCCCTATCAAGATTTTATCCAAATTGACACCAGTAAAATTTTATTTGTTTGTGGGGGAGCGTTCGTTGGGTTAGAAAAACTCATTGAACAGCGCTTAGGTAAAAAATCCCTCGGTTTTATTCAGTCGGGAGAAGACAATAAAACAACAATTACTCCCCTCCAGTCCGATGAAATTTTATATCACGTTCAACCGGAAGATTTAGTCAAATTTGGTTTAATTCCCGAATTCATAGGACGGCTTCCGGTTTTAACTCGTGTTTCTCCGTTGGATGAAGGGGCGTTGATGCAAATTTTAACTGAGCCGAGTAATGCTTTAGTCAAACAATATAAAAAGCTATTACGCATGGATAATGTGCGGTTAGAATTTGAATCGGAAGCGTTAAAAGCGATTGCCAAAGAAGCCTTCCGTCGCAAAACAGGAGCCAGAGCATTACGGGGAATTCTGGAGGAATTAATGTTAGAAGTTATGTATGAAATCCCCTCCAGAAAAGATGTTGTTCGCTGTGTGATTACCCAGGAAATGGTGGAAAAACGTTCCACAGCAGAAGTTTTATGGCATCCCGCTTGGCATCGACAACACGAGTCAGCATAATCTTAATTGCTCATCATTCATTAACTTGCTCCTATGAAGTAAAATTCGATTTGTAGGGGCAAGTTTTTAAATTTTGAAAAACTTATCCAGCTAGAATTTTAGTTTTATTAAGCTTAGTCTTACAAAACCGCATCGGAGATCATATCTGGTGGGTGAGCGATGTCCGCAAGTTCCAATCCCATTATCCCAATTGGCAATTTCAATATGGGTTAAAAGATATTTTAGTGCAGATTTATGAAGCATTAAGTCAACGAGAAAACGTTGTCATTAAGGCCTAGGGAAGAGTGCGAAGTGCGGAGTGCGGAATGCGGGGTGCGGGGTGCAGGGTACGGAGTTAAAAACTATAGCCTGTGTCCTGTCTCCTGCTATAAAACGATATTGAGGAATTATTATGAAATGGCACAATGAGCCGCCGGTTTGGAATGAACAACAACAGACATTAACGGTGACTTCTGGAGAGAAAACCGACTTTTGGCGTAAAACCCACTATGGATTTATTCGGGATACGGGACACTTTTACTATGAGGAAGTCACAGGGGATTTTGTCGCCGTTGTGAAAATCACTGGACAGTATGAAGTGTTGTATGATCAAGCCGGACTGATGATCCGCGAGAATGACACAACTTGGCTGAAGTGCGGAATTGAATTTGTTGAGGGGGTGCAATATGCCAGTACCGTTGTGACACGGGAGTTTTCCGACTGGTCTGTCGTTCAGTTACCCCATAACCCGACTTCATTATGGCTGGAGTTAGAACGCAAAGGTGGCACCGTACAGGTGAAATATTCCCTGGATGGTGAAGACTACACGATGATGCGGTTGGCGTATCTGACGGAAGCTGAGACGGTGCAAGTTGGCCCCATGTTTGCTTCGCCAGAACGGGAAGGGTTTCAAGCAACGTTTGAGGACTTCCAAATTAAGCCTCTCTAGGGTTATTCACAGTAGCTCTTGCCGAGTTGACGAGCCACAGGTAAACCGACAATGAGACAGGCAGCACCAACAACCGCACAGTTTTCGGGGGCAAATTCTCCTCCCGGTTGTAGAATGCTGTCATCCTCTAAATTTTGGTAATTTTTTTGCGCCTCTGCATCGGTGATATACTCATCCCTAGAAAATCTGATCTGGTGTTGATACTGTTGCAGCCAGGTTTCATGGTGGATGACTAAGGTTGCTAAAATTTCCGGTCGCAAACTCAACAAGTCCATTGCCACTCCTGTAACCACCAGTTCGGCGCCTCCGGTTTGCAGCAACTCCCGCAAGGCAAGAATTTCAGGATAGTCTGTGGAACTATTTTCAGGACGGTTAAACAGTTCTTCGGCAACTTCCCGCAGAATTGTATTGGTAATATTAAAAGAATCCTGGGGCTGTTTGTCCGAATTTGTGGGTTGAAACACCATTGAGGGGATAATATGATACAGTCCAGCCCCATCCGCAACCTGAGCAGAACGGCGACTGACATAGTAGCGGTAAGATTTCCCATCATAAGCGGCAAACAGACAAGAAATTGCCACCGTTGCACTGCGATGCGCTCCTGTCCAAACGTCTTGGAGAGCAGCTTCTCCGGTTTGGTTTTGGTGAAGTGCCCGACGCAGAGGCATTCTTTCATATAAAGTGGCAAAGTCTAATTCAGGGGTTTGGCTGATGGTGCGAGTTAACTCCTGCTCCAGCACCATGCAGGTATTCACCATATCAAAATAATAGCCCTCCGCACACCGCAAACGGGGATAGGCAGATGCAGCATCTAACTCTAAAAATACATAAGTTCGACCATTCCACAAATGTTGGTTCTTTTGTTTCATCTCCTCTAACAACGGGCTGGAACTGGGAAATTGACGGGTATCTTCCGTGAGTTCCTGCAACACCGCTTCAGGGTTATCCAGAATGCAAGGTTTCACGGTGACAGGATAGGGAATACCCGCAGGACTTTTGAGGAGAGCGTCTTCTC
It encodes the following:
- a CDS encoding DUF1349 domain-containing protein — protein: MKWHNEPPVWNEQQQTLTVTSGEKTDFWRKTHYGFIRDTGHFYYEEVTGDFVAVVKITGQYEVLYDQAGLMIRENDTTWLKCGIEFVEGVQYASTVVTREFSDWSVVQLPHNPTSLWLELERKGGTVQVKYSLDGEDYTMMRLAYLTEAETVQVGPMFASPEREGFQATFEDFQIKPL